The DNA region CCGCGTACGCTCGGGATGGCGCTCGAGGGGCTGCGCGACTTCTCGGTGATCGCGACCGCGCCGCAGAAGCGGCTCGCGATCAAGACCTTCGTGCGCCGCGAGGAAGAAAGCGTGATCCGCGAGGCGATGCTGCGCGAGCTGAAACGCGGCGGCCAGGTGTACTTCCTGCACAACGAGGTCGAGACGATCGAGAACCGCAGGGCGATGCTCGAGGAACTCGTGCCCGAGGCGCGCATCGTGATCGCGCACGGCCAGATGCACGAGCGCGAACTCGAACGCGTGATGCGCGATTTCGTCGCGCAGCGCGCGAACGTGCTGCTGTGCACGACCATCATCGAGACCGGCATCGACGTGCCGAGCGCGAACACGATCATCATGCACCGCGCGGACAAGTTCGGCCTCGCGCAGCTTCACCAGCTGCGCGGCCGCGTCGGCCGTTCGCACCACCAGGCGTATGCGTACCTGCTGGTCCACGATCCGCAGTCGCTGACCAAGCAGGCGCAGCGCCGGCTCGAGGCGATCCAGCAGATGGAGGAGCTCGGTTCGGGCTTCTATCTTGCGATGCACGACCTCGAGATCCGCGGCACCGGCGAGGTGCTCGGCGACAAGCAGTCGGGCGAGATCCACGAGATCGGCTTCCAGCTGTATACCGACATGCTGAACGACGCGGTGAAGGCGCTGAAGAACGGCAAGGAGCCCGACCTCACCGCACCGCTCGCCGCCACGACGGAAATCAACCTGCATGCGCCCGCGATCCTGCCGGCCGACTACTGCGCGGACGTGCAGGAGCGGCTGTCGCTGTACAAGCGTCTCGCGAACTGCGAGCATGGCGACGCGATCGACGGCATCCAGGAAGAGCTGATCGACCGCTTCGGCAAGCTGCCGCCGCAGGCGCACGCGCTCGTCGAGACGCACCGGCTGCGGCTGGCCGCGAAGCCGCTCGGCATCGTCAAGATCGACGCGAGCGAGGCCGCGATCGGGCTGCAGTTCGAGCCGAACCCGCCGATCGATCCGATGCGCATCATCGACATGGTGCAGAAGCACCGGCACATCAAGCTCGCGGGCCAGGACAAGCTGCGCATCGAGACGCGCTCGCCCGATCTCGCGATCCGCGTGTCGACGATCAAGGAAACGCTGCGCGCGCTGGCGCCGCGCGCCGACGCCGCGAGCGCGGCCCGCTGACCGCGCGGCCGCGATGCTGCACCGCATCGCGGCCGGCAAAGGCGGGCCGGCGCGTTTTTGAGTATGATTTTCCCATTCCTCAGACGGAGTTTTGCCATGTCCACTCTCGACGCGCCGGCGCCGTCCGCCGCCGACCAAGGCGACGCTTCGCTCGTCAGCCTGCCCTGGATCAAGCAGCTGGTGTCGATGGACACGACGAGCCGCGTGCCGAACCTCGGCCTGATCGAAGCGGTGCGCGACGCGCTGGCCGCGAAGGGCATCGTGTCGACGCTCACGCACGATCCGCGCGAAGGCTGGGCCAACCTGTTCGCGACCGTGCCCGCGCACGACGGCTCGACCGACGGCGGCATCGTGCTGTCGGGGCACACCGACGTCGTGCCGGTCGACGGCCAGCAGTGGGACAGCAACCCGTTCGCGCCGGAAATCCGCGATGGCCGCCTGTACGGCCGCGGCACCTGCGACATGAAGGGCTTCATCGGCACGGCGCTCGCGCTGCTGCCCGAGATGCAGGCGACGAAGCTCGCGAAGCCGATTCATTTCGCGCTGTCCTACGACGAGGAAATCGGCTGCGCGGGCGCACCGCTGCTGATCGCCGATCTCGTCAAGCGCGGCGTGAAGCCGTCCGGCTGCATCGTCGGCGAGCCGACCAGCATGCGGCCGATCATCGCGCACAAGGGCATCAACGCGTACCGCTGCTGCGTGCGCGGTCACGCCGCGCACTCGTCGCTGACGCCGAAGGGCCTGAACGCGATCGAATACGCGGCGCGCCTCATCTGCCACATCCGCGACATCGCCGAGCGCTTCCGTGCCGAAGGCCCGTTCGACGAGCTGTACGACGTACCGTTCACGACCGCGCAGACGAGCACGATCCAGGGCGGCAACGCGATCAACACGGTGCCGGCCGAATGCCGGTTCGACTTCGAGTTTCGCAACCTGCCGACGCTCGATCCCGAGCAGATCTTCACGCGCATCGAAGCGTATGCGCAGGAAACGCTGCTGCCGCAGATGCTGCGCGAACATCCGAACGCGGCGATCGAGTTCTCGAAGATCGCGGCGGCACCCGGCCTCGACGCGACGGAACAGGCCGCGATCACGCAGCTCGTGCGCGCGCTGACGGCCGACCAGGACAAGCGCAAGGTCGCATACGGCACCGAGGCCGGCCTGTTCGAACGCGCGGGCATCCCGAGCGTCGTATGCGGGCCCGGCAACATCGAGCAGGCGCACAAGCCGAACGAATATGTCGAGCTCGCGCAGCTCGCCGCCTGCGAGCAGTTCCTGCGCAAGTTCATCCGCAGCATGTCGGTCGACGCACACTGACTGCCCCCCGCCACGCCGGCCTGCGTGTGCGGGCCGGCCCCACCCCCGCTACCCGCCACGTCATGTCGACTGAACAACAGGGCACCGCCCATACGACGATCGACGGCGAGCCGATTCCGACGCTCGACGAAATCGCCGCGCAGCATTTCGCGTTGTCGCCGTGGGTCGCACGCACGCCGGTGTTCGAGCGCGCCGATCTCCCATCCCTCGAGGGCACGCACGTCAACTTCAAGTTCGAGCTGCTGCAGGCGAGCGGCAGCTTCAAGGCGCGCGGTGCGTTCACGCACCTGCTGGCACTCGACGAAGCGCGCAAGAACGCCGGCGTCACGTGCGTGTCGGCCGGCAATCATGCGGCGGCGGTCGCGTATGCGGCGATGCGGCTCGGCAGCAGCGCGAAGGTCGTGATGTTCCATACCGCGAGCCCGACGCGCATCGCGCAGTGCAAGCAGTACCGCGCGGAAGTCGTGCTCGCCGGCAGCGCGTCGCAGGCGTTCGACGTCGTGCGGCGGATCGAAGCCGAGGAAGGCCGCTTCTTCATCCACCCGTTCAACGGTTACCACACGATTCTCGGCACCGCGACGCTCGGCTACGAATGGGCGACGCAGACGCCCGATCTCGACGCGGTGATCGTGCCGATCGGCGGCGGCGGGCTCGCGGCCGGCATGGCGACCGCGCTGCGGCTCGCGAATCCGCGCGTGCACGTGTACGGGGTCGAGCCGGAAGGCGCCGACGCGATGTGCCGCAGCTTCGCGGCGAATCACACGATCAAGATGAGCGCGATGCAGACCATCGCCGATTCGCTGATGGCGCCGCACACCGAGGAATACAGCTACCAGCTGTGCCGGCGCCACATCGACCGCATCGTCACGGTGTCCGACGACGCGCTGCGCGCGGCGATGCTGTTCCTGTTCTCGCACCTGAAGCTGGCGGTCGAACCGGCGTGCGCGGCGGCGCTCGCGGCGCTGCTCGGGCCGCTGCGCGAGACGCTGCAGGGCAAGCGCGTCGGCGTGCTGCTGTCGGGCACGAATACCGACCCCGCGACACTCGGCATGCATCTCGCGCACGCGAAACTGCAGCACTGAACCTGCGCATGGCGCTGCGGGTTATCCCCAGTTTATGTTGACAGCCCTGTTGATAACCCGCCGGGCAAGCACGCAAGTGGTTGAGCGCGCAGCGTTTTACAAGCGCGAAGCGTGCCGGACGCGAAATAGGCAGATGACGCCGCCGACGCACATGAGCTGACGCACGGCGACACGCAAAAAAACGGGCGCCGAAGGCGCCCGTCGCATGCGAAACATCCGCGTAGTACTTACTTGTTCTCGAACATGTCCATGATCTGCTGCTTCTCCTGCTGCGTGACGGGCGGCGGCGCAAGCCCGGCCGCGCCGGCCGAGCCGAGTGCGTCGTTCGCGCTGATTGCGTTCTCGGCCGGGTTGATGTCCACGCTCCCGACGAAGCCGTTGCCCGGCGTGCGATCGGCGTAGTACAGCTCGCCGTCGACCGTCGTCAGGCCGTCCGGCATCGGCATCTGCTGCTCGGGCACGCCGTTCAGCGCGGTGCGCATGTAGTTCACCCAGATCGGCAGCGCGAGCTGCGCGCCGAATTCGCGGCTGCCGAGGCTCTTCGGCTGATCGAAGCCCATCCACGCGACCGCGACGAGCGACTGCTGGTAGCCGGCGAACCAGCCGTCCTTCGCATCGTTCGTCGTACCCGTCTTGCCCTGCAGGTCGCCGCGGCCGAGCGCGTTGGTGCCCGCGCCCGTGCCGGCCGTCGCGACCGTATGCAGCAGGCTGTTCATCACGTACGCGTTGCGACCTTCGATCGTGCGCGGCGCCGTGCTGCCGGCGACCACCGGCTGCGACCGCTGCAGCGCCTGCCCGTGCGCATCGTCGACTTCGGCGATCAGGTACGGATCGACCTTGTAGCCGCCGTTCGCGAACACCGCATAGCCGGTCGCGAGCTGCAGCGGCGTGACGAGCCCCGCACCGAGCGCCATCGGCAGGTACGGCGGCGTCTTCGCCGGATCGAAGCCGAAGCGCTGCGTCACGTACTGCTGCGCGTACTGCGTGCCGATCGACGCGAGGATCCGGATCGACACGAGGTTCTTCGAACGCTGCAGGCCGGTACGCATCGACATCGGGCCATCCGGCTGGTCGTCGTCCTTCGGCTCCCAAGCGGTGCCGCCCGGCACGCTCGGCGGGAAGTACAGCGGTGCATCGTTGATGATCGTCGCCGGTCCGAGGCCCTTGTCGAGCGACGCCGAATAAATGAACGGCTTGAACGACGAACCCGGCTGGCGCCACGCCTGCGTCACGTGGTTGAACTTGCTCTTGTTGAAGTCGAAGCCGCCGACGAGCGAGCGGATCGCCCCGTCCTGCGGCGCGATCGCGACGAGCGCGCCTTCGACCTGCGGCAGCTGCACGACCTGCCAGCCCGTCTTGCCATCCTTCAGCACGCGCACGATCGAACCGGGCTTGATCTTCAACGTGGCATTCGCGCGCTGAGTCAGCGCGCCCGACACGAAGCGCAGCCCGGCCGGGCCGATCGTCGTCGTCGCGCCGCCGACGAACTGCACCTCGACCGCATTCGGCGACGCCGCCAGCACCACCGCCGATTGCAGATCGCCATTGTCCGGATGATCGGCGAGCGCATCGTCAATCGCCTCGTCGCGCTCGTCGCCGGCCGCCGGCAGGTTGATCGAGCCTTCCGGCCCGCGATAGCCGTGGCGGCGCTCGTAATCGAGAATGCCGCGGCGCACGGCCTGGTACGCCGCTTCCTGGTCGGCCGAGTTGATCGTCGTCGTGACGGTGAGCCCGCGCGTATAGGTTTCGTCCTTGTACTGCTGGTACATCATCTGCCGCACCATCTCGGACACGTATTCG from Burkholderia ambifaria AMMD includes:
- the argE gene encoding acetylornithine deacetylase, which gives rise to MSTLDAPAPSAADQGDASLVSLPWIKQLVSMDTTSRVPNLGLIEAVRDALAAKGIVSTLTHDPREGWANLFATVPAHDGSTDGGIVLSGHTDVVPVDGQQWDSNPFAPEIRDGRLYGRGTCDMKGFIGTALALLPEMQATKLAKPIHFALSYDEEIGCAGAPLLIADLVKRGVKPSGCIVGEPTSMRPIIAHKGINAYRCCVRGHAAHSSLTPKGLNAIEYAARLICHIRDIAERFRAEGPFDELYDVPFTTAQTSTIQGGNAINTVPAECRFDFEFRNLPTLDPEQIFTRIEAYAQETLLPQMLREHPNAAIEFSKIAAAPGLDATEQAAITQLVRALTADQDKRKVAYGTEAGLFERAGIPSVVCGPGNIEQAHKPNEYVELAQLAACEQFLRKFIRSMSVDAH
- a CDS encoding threonine/serine dehydratase; this translates as MSTEQQGTAHTTIDGEPIPTLDEIAAQHFALSPWVARTPVFERADLPSLEGTHVNFKFELLQASGSFKARGAFTHLLALDEARKNAGVTCVSAGNHAAAVAYAAMRLGSSAKVVMFHTASPTRIAQCKQYRAEVVLAGSASQAFDVVRRIEAEEGRFFIHPFNGYHTILGTATLGYEWATQTPDLDAVIVPIGGGGLAAGMATALRLANPRVHVYGVEPEGADAMCRSFAANHTIKMSAMQTIADSLMAPHTEEYSYQLCRRHIDRIVTVSDDALRAAMLFLFSHLKLAVEPACAAALAALLGPLRETLQGKRVGVLLSGTNTDPATLGMHLAHAKLQH
- a CDS encoding penicillin-binding protein 1A, with the protein product MPIIKRPSSSSDRNEPHYTLRRSPSGAYYPDDDNGDDDRRTQRRGGGGGGGRSFGSRVALWFVGLFATLAVVGALIVGYALVVMAPQLPSLDALTNYQPKVPLRVFTADHVLIGEFGEERRSLVRFQDIPDVMKKAVLAIEDYRFYEHGGVDFLGILRAGVADLMHGGARQGASTITMQVARNFFLSSEKTYTRKIYEMLLAYKIEKALTKDQILELYMNQIYLGQRSYGFAAAARVYFGKDLKDITLAEAAMLAGLPKAPSAYNPVVNPKRAKVRQEYILKRMLEIGYITQPQYDQAVKEEIRVRTPGNQYAVHGEYVSEMVRQMMYQQYKDETYTRGLTVTTTINSADQEAAYQAVRRGILDYERRHGYRGPEGSINLPAAGDERDEAIDDALADHPDNGDLQSAVVLAASPNAVEVQFVGGATTTIGPAGLRFVSGALTQRANATLKIKPGSIVRVLKDGKTGWQVVQLPQVEGALVAIAPQDGAIRSLVGGFDFNKSKFNHVTQAWRQPGSSFKPFIYSASLDKGLGPATIINDAPLYFPPSVPGGTAWEPKDDDQPDGPMSMRTGLQRSKNLVSIRILASIGTQYAQQYVTQRFGFDPAKTPPYLPMALGAGLVTPLQLATGYAVFANGGYKVDPYLIAEVDDAHGQALQRSQPVVAGSTAPRTIEGRNAYVMNSLLHTVATAGTGAGTNALGRGDLQGKTGTTNDAKDGWFAGYQQSLVAVAWMGFDQPKSLGSREFGAQLALPIWVNYMRTALNGVPEQQMPMPDGLTTVDGELYYADRTPGNGFVGSVDINPAENAISANDALGSAGAAGLAPPPVTQQEKQQIMDMFENK